The following are from one region of the Stigmatopora argus isolate UIUO_Sarg chromosome 9, RoL_Sarg_1.0, whole genome shotgun sequence genome:
- the cdhr2 gene encoding cadherin-related family member 2, which produces MAWLSGGFLLLCVFGLINANTSPSISSVSASLCEDTPIGEFAFKINATDKENDVLTYSLLGENAQYFSVDKMTGDVKVSRTLDREAQDVFNLEVSVSDGNKATVKNITIFLKEANDNRPIFQGSNFDIRVNENHELGKSLFQVKATDDDILQGGQISYYISDANPIHGLNLFSIGKTSGLVTLAGQLNYTGLSNYYRLKINATDGGGKCFYDELNYHSSFVYYFITVLDVPDLDPKFLSLPYVASVEENSKLDHSVFTVTAIDQDTEINDKIIYSIEDSSEDGLFQIMSDSGIIYVSAAIDREEIGDTVTMTVKATESKLNIHGVHASTTASVLINIIDINDNKPEFFKCEGSGIAETCNKESQFSVNITEHSLGTVPLNMMVKDADKRKNTELTLGGRDKNVFSVEPQFTIADSVVQLVVKEPQELDYEKTHQMVVEVIATDADEDSFVSTATVTIMLEDINDNSPTFPKDTYSDLKVPEHSDVGSVVATITAEDVDTMDKDNITYQLLPESIRAYFDVGPRTGVITVQNKTLVDREIRSLFSATLQAKDSDGKPANALLEITVTDINDQPPVINKDYYQAFVEEGSKLELQIEATDADEPDTLNSQIVFGLLPSEYSSYFIIEPNTGVLRNQVELDREALNPELKGRIELNVTATDKGMPPLSTMVPVVINVEDVNDNTPAFKNSSYKFSVREGEEGAYVGTVLAEDLDQTIDFHRLSIRIIAGSFDSFAILTTAEEQIYMGNITVDLGVDLDYESDRKKYTLQVEATDLGQKKAVVAVEVDVLDVNDERPEFFPSEPVKVKENTTLTEAIGRFEASDKDGNHSLIYEFESLKCICNGSLSPCDWFLLEPTGDIVVNPEIIVDYELCHQALMEAHVIDVYTEKGENYSLVAGQMVINIEDINDNAPHFLFSDSSVHVVVSETASKGTSVATVTATDRDTGINAQLDFKVSDVKFEDIFNQTSDTLMLFEVVTTQQKDIYVGIIQNTEELDVKLKGKYLLTVSATDTGGLSTNTTLEIFSVDESYRVVLQFSKPPAEVEENKPAIIRELTSATKALVQIISIKEDTSEQTRASIGTMMVTYFLFSNGTALTSEEVKFMVSAAEHFAVLEQLGLLYVDGDTEEKTESDTVKYILYGVVAGLLIVLVVLITSLVCTRQNYGRKLKAAQAMNSATMLASDNLKSGPVVPGTNKYTMEGANPVLNLNIEAAMDLDLDGDSSDVDKISLDSLTYSDDANSFEKDGKATMHKIQEEEEEEEDGSPPGYIEPLGAALAQWSPPKNEEIHSDGVTNPMFSTTDI; this is translated from the exons ATGGCGTGGCTCTCAGGAGGTTTCTTACTGTTGTGTGTCTTTGGCCTGATTAATG CAAACACCAGTCCTTCAATAAGCAGCGTATCCGCCTCTCTGTGCGAAGATACACCCATTG GTGAatttgctttcaaaataaatgcaacAGATAAAGAAAATGATGTACTGACATATTCACTCCTTGGCGAAAATGCTCAATACTTCAGTGTTGACAAAATGACTGGAGATGTAAAGGTTTCGAGGACGCTAGACAGGGAG GCACAAGATGTATTTAATCTTGAAGTTTCAGTTTCAGACGGTAACAAGGCT ACGGTGAAAAATATaaccatatttttaaaagaagccAACGACAACAGACCCATTTTTCAAGGATCTAATTTCGACATTCGTGTGAATGAG AATCATGAATTAGGGAAAAGTCTCTTCCAAGTAAAAGCTACTGATGATGACATTTTACAAGGTGGTCAGATTAGTTACTATATTTCTGAT GCCAACCCAATTCATGGGCTAAATCTGTTCAGTATTGGAAAAACAAGCGGTCTTGTCACATTGGCCGGTCAGCTAAATTACACTGGACTGAGCAACTATTATCGACTGAAGATTAATGCAACC GATGGTGGGGGCAAATGTTTCTACGATGAGCTTAATTATCACTCAAGCTTCGTATATTACTTTATTACTGTTTTGGATGTCCCGGATCTCGACCCCAAGTTCTTGAGCCTTCCCTACGTTGCGAGTGTTGAGGAAAATTCAAAATTA gatCATTCAGTTTTTACAGTGACAGCTATAGATCAAGACACTGAAATCAATGACAAAATAATCTACAGCATTGAAG ATTCCTCAGAAGATGGCCTCTTTCAAATCATGAGCGATAGCGGCATTATTTATGTCTCAGCGGCAATTGACAGAGAAGAAATTGGTGATACCGTTACCATGACTGTCAAG GCTACTGAGTCAAAGCTAAACATCCACGGAGTACACGCGAGCACCACAGCTTCAGTACTGATCAACATCATTGATATCAACGACAACAAACCAGAGTTCTTCAAGTGTGAAGGCTCAGGGATAGCGGAAACATGTAATAAAGAAAGTCAATTTAGTGTAAACATAACCGAGCACTCTCTGGGAACTGTTCCCCTTAACATGATGGTCAAGGATGCAGATAAG AGGAAGAACACTGAACTAACCCTGGGGGGACGTGACAAGAATGTGTTTTCTGTTGAGCCACAATTCACCATAGCTGACAGCGTCGTACAACTTGTCGTTAAAGAGCCACAAGAACTGGATTATGAAAAAACGCACCAAATGGTTGTCGAG GTGATTGCCACCGATGCAGACGAAGACAGCTTTGTCTCCACTGCTACGGTCACTATTATGTTAGAAGACATTAATGACAACagtcccacattcccaaaagatACATATTCAGATTTGAAAGTGCCTGAACACTCTGACGTTGGATCTGTGGTGGCTACTATCACT gCAGAAGACGTTGACACAATGGACAAAGACAACATTACCTACCAGCTTCTCCCAGAAAGCAT acGGGCTTATTTTGATGTGGGGCCACGTACGGGTGTGATAACGGTGCAAAACAAAACGCTGGTGGATCGTGAAATCAGATCTTTGTTCTCTGCCACTCTCCAGGCCAAAGATTCGGATGGCAAGCCGGCCAACGCTTTGCTAGAAATCACAGTGACAGACATTAATGACCAGCCTCCAGTTATTAACAAAGACTATTATCAGGCATTTGTTGAAGAGGGTTCAAAGCTTGAACTTCAAATAGAA GCGACTGATGCAGATGAGCCAGATACATTAAACAGTCAAATCGTCTTTGGCTTATTACCAAGCGAGTACAGCAGTTACTTCATCATAGAACCCAACACTGGAGTGTTGAGAAACCAGGTTGAACTGGATCGTGAGGCTTTGAATCCTGAGTTGAAAGGGAGAATTGAGCTCAATGTTACAGCTACAGATAAGGGTATGCCTCCCTTGTCCACTATGGTCCCAGTCGTCATCAATGTGGAG GATGTCAATGACAACACACCAGCATTTAAAAACTCTTCATACAAATTCAGTGTCCGAGAGGGAGAAGAAG GTGCATATGTGGGGACCGTCCTGGCTGAAGATTTAGACCAAACAATAGACTTTCATCGACTATCTATTCGAATCATCGCTGGAAGTTTCGACAGTTTCGCCATTCTCACAACCGCAGAAGAGCAGATTTATATGGGAAACATCACTGTGGATCTGGGTGTTGATCTGGACTATGAAAGCGATCGGAAGAAATACACGTTGCAAGTAGAAGCCACCGATCTGGGACAGAAAAAAGCTGTGGTAGCGGTGGAGGTGGACGTGTTGGACGTCAACGATGAAAGGCCTGAGTTCTTCCCTTCCGAACCAGTGAAAGTGAAGGAAAACACAACATTGACTGAGGCTATTGGGAGATTTGAGGCGTCGGATAAAGATGGAAACCACTCACTGATCTATGAGTTTGAGTCCCTCAAGTGTATATGCAATGGCTCTCTGTCACCTTGTGACTGGTTCCTTTTAGAGCCGACAGGTGACATAGTGGTCAACCCAGAAATCATTGTGGATTATGAGCTGTGTCACCAGGCGCTGATGGAGGCTCACGTGATAGACGTTTACACCGAGAAAGGGGAGAACTACAGCCTCGTTGCAG GACAAATGGTAATCAACATTGAAGACATCAATGACAATGCCCCACATTTCCTCTTCTCAGATTCTTCTGTCCATG TTGTGGTATCAGAGACTGCAAGCAAGGGGACCTCAGTTGCAACAGTTACT GCAACGGATCGTGACACAGGAATTAACGCGCAGCTCGACTTTAAAGTAAGCGACGTGAAATTTGAGGACATCTTCAATCAAACAAGTGACACGCTTATGCTTTTCGAAGTTGTTACCACTCAGCAAAAGGATATTTACGTTGGGATTATTCA AAACACAGAAGAGCTTGATGTCAAACTGAAAGGGAAATATTTATTAACGGTGTCTGCAACTGATACTGGCGGCCTTTCCACTAACACTACTCTTGAG ATTTTTTCGGTTGACGAATCTTACAGAGTTGTACTTCAATTCAGTAAACCCCCAGCTGAGGTGGAAGAAAATAAGCCTGCCATCATCAG GGAACTTACATCTGCCACCAAAGCATTGGTTCAAATTATTTCCATAAAGGAAGACACCTCTGAACAAACCAG gGCTTCAATTGGCACAATGATGGTGacatattttctcttttccaaTGGGACGGCACTCACGTCAGAAGAAGTGAAGTTTATGGTGTCTGCTGCCGAGCATTTTGCAGTGCTGGAACAGTTAGGCCTTTTGTACGTT GATGGCGATACTGAGGAAAAAACAGAGTCAGACACCGTAAAATATATTCTGTATGGTGTCGTGGCGGGTCTCCTCATTGTACTTGTTGTCCTCATCACTTCACTGGTTTGCACTCGCCAAAA TTACGGGAGAAAGCTCAAAGCCGCACAAGCCATGAATTCTGCAACCATGCTGGCATCTGACAATCTCAAAAGTGGCCCTGTGGTGCCAGGCACCAACAAGTACACCATGGAAGG GGCAAATCCTGTTCTCAACCTTAACATTGAGGCAGCCATGGATTTGGACCTAGATGGAGATAGTTCagatgttgacaaaatcag CCTTGACTCCCTGACCTACAGTGATGACGCAAACTCCTTTGAGAAGGATGGAAAAGCCACTATG CACAAAAtccaggaagaggaggaagaagaggaggatggCAGCCCCCCCGGATACATTGAACCACTGGGTGCGGCGTTGGCTCAAtggagccccccaaaaaatgaagaaattcaCAGTGATGGTGTGACAAACCCCATGTTCAGCACAACAGACATTTGA
- the gprin1 gene encoding G protein regulated inducer of neurite outgrowth 1, whose protein sequence is MGSLKDETKGFRKDSNGDSALEGPLTSANQDSMGRGGGRIDRPHDNEHSFAENTKEANSGKGPDGSLQLQNDCDSEQNVHLTQQSENDKDTAMDETIQNTDNTAEDTVLFPLSSSADPFGPNSPAPFGQQHMRTQVSLEVVQCQSAATSPMTPPEGAHSFIFPSSFRIFGADAGMQAAERVEFCSVATSPMTPKTPSTSAFPALAGRDGNRTQTNPPARVESNSKGENHNHQSKQQRMGSMEQDITILVTHYDNDEVKQKEREMIKIDEDKENDNKVENEREIEEVPHEKKDVSRPPVPESPAPDGYHNIRTQVSLEVVQCHSAATSPMTPPEGDQAFRFPSCSERTDAETTIGQQVQYRSVATAPMTPRTPVATTFPEIGKEDNTEENMEGKESRVKVDEKKEEEEESEENEEEEGEDCKEKIEEVLQEVSWDEKGMTWEVYGAVVEVAVLGSAIQKHLEKQVKKLKSPPSLPPPPPLNPSATPLVYDAMQGGSGRCRAGKRRERDDKVGHNRRNPFRLLMENMQQPHCCARAHTTE, encoded by the coding sequence ATGGGAAGTCTTAAGGATGAAACAAAAGGTTTCCGTAAAGACTCTAATGGCGACAGTGCGCTTGAAGGTCCGCTCACGAGCGCCAATCAAGACTCAATGGGTAGAGGAGGCGGTCGGATAGATCGGCCCCATGATAATGAGCACAGCTTTGCAGAGAATACAAAAGAAGCAAACTCAGGCAAGGGTCCTGATGGTAGCTTGCAGCTTCAAAATGATTGTGACAGTGAGCAGAATGTCCATTTGACACAACAATCAGAAAATGACAAAGACACGGCCATGGATGAAACCATTCAAAACACAGACAACACAGCAGAGGACACAGTCTTGTTTCCTTTATCGTCAAGTGCGGACCCCTTTGGCCCAAATTCCCCTGCACCTTTTGGCCAGCAACATATGCGCACACAGGTCAGCCTGGAAGTGGTCCAGTGTCAATCGGCTGCCACGAGCCCCATGACCCCTCCTGAGGGggctcattcatttatcttcccaAGCTCCTTCAGGATTTTTGGAGCTGATGCTGGAATGCAGGCGGCTGAGCGAGTGGAATTTTGTTCCGTGGCCACATCTCCCATGACCCCCAAGACACCCTCCACCTCAGCCTTCCCGGCACTGGCAGGAAGAGACGGGAACAGGACGCAAACGAATCCCCCAGCACGAGTTGAATCGAACTCGAAGGGGGAGAATCACAATCACCAAAGTAAGCAACAACGGATGGGTAGCATGGAACAAGACATTACCATCTTAGTCACTCACTATGATAACGACGAGGTTAAACAAAAAGAGCGAGAGATGATCAAGATTGATGAAGAtaaagaaaatgacaacaaGGTCGAGAACGAACGAGAAATTGAAGAAGTTCCACACGAGAAGAAAGATGTTTCTCGACCGCCTGTTCCGGAGTCTCCAGCTCCTGATGGATATCACAATATACGCACTCAGGTGAGTCTAGAAGTGGTGCAGTGCCACTCTGCGGCCACTAGTCCTATGACTCCTCCCGAGGGCGACCAGGCCTTCCGCTTTCCGAGTTGCAGCGAACGAACCGATGCAGAGACTACAATAGGTCAGCAGGTGCAGTACCGTTCTGTTGCTACGGCACCAATGACGCCAAGAACGCCCGTAGCTACGACTTTTCCCGAGATTGGAAAAGAAGACAACACAGAGGAGAACATGGAAGGAAAGGAAAGCCGCGTAAaagttgatgaaaaaaaagaagaagaagaagaaagtgaGGAAAATGAGGAGGAAGAAGGTGAAGATTGCAAGGAGAAGATCGAGGAGGTGCTGCAGGAGGTGAGTTGGGACGAGAAGGGAATGACTTGGGAGGTGTACGGGGCGGTGGTGGAAGTGGCGGTGCTGGGTTCGGCCATTCAGAAACACCTGGAGAAACAGGTGAAGAAGCTGAAAAGCCCGCCCTCGTTGCCCCCGCCTCCGCCGCTCAACCCCTCGGCCACACCGCTGGTCTACGACGCCATGCAGGGAGGCTCCGGCAGGTGCCGGGCAGGGAAGAGGAGGGAGCGGGACGACAAAGTGGGCCACAACAGAAGAAATCCATTTCGACTTCTGATGGAGAACATGCAGCAGCCTCATTGTTGCGCCAGAGCACATACTACGGAGTAA
- the sncb gene encoding beta-synuclein, producing MDVLMKGLSKAKEGVAVAAEKTKEGVAVAAEKTKEGVMFVGSKAKDSVGSVAEKTTGAMGNIAAATGLLKKDEFPSDINPEEYGQEAMEGQSEGMLDPEGETYDDTQQESQDYEPEA from the exons ATGGACGTGTTAATGAAGGGTTTGTCCAAAGCCAAGGAGGGTGTGGCAGTGGCTGCAGAAAAGACCAAGGAAGGTGTTGCCGTCGCTGCTGAGAAGACTAAAGAAGGAGTTATGTTCGTGG gTAGCAAGGCCAAAGACAGTGTTGGATCAG TGGCTGAGAAGACCACTGGAGCGATGGGGAATATTGCTGCCGCTACTGGCCTCCTGAAGAAGGATGAATTCCCATCTGACATTAAC CCTGAGGAATATGGGCAGGAGGCCATGGAGGGCCAGTCAGAGGGAATGCTGGATCCAGAAGGAGAGACATATGATGACACCCAGCAG GAGAGTCAAGACTACGAGCCGGAGGCATAA